DNA sequence from the Butyricimonas faecalis genome:
AGTAGCGGTAGACAATGCCCTGCTGCTGGTAGTCGATGGCATCGGCCACGTAGACATCGCCACGCACGGGGTCGACGGTCAGGCCGTAATAAATCGTACCGCTGTATTCGAGGAACGGGCGCACGGGAACACGTTCCGCATCCACGTCCATCGACCATATGTCCTTGTTGATCCAGTAGAGCTTGTCGCCCGTACCGTTGAGCTGCACCTCCGAAGGCCAGTCGCCCATCTTGAACTTGAACTGCTTCTCTACGGTGAACGTCTCGGCATCGATGCGGTAGAGAGACGGGGCTTCGTAGCCGTAGGGCGAACCCTCGTACCCACCGTCGGTGATCGTCCACATCTTGTGGTTCTTGTCCATTACCAGCGAGGTGGGCTGGATGCCGACTTTCAGTTCTTCTACCACCTGATCCGTTTCGGTATCGATCTTGATGATGCGGTTTTGGTACGACCAGCAGTTGCAATAGACATATTTGCCATACTGCACCATCTGCTCCGTGGAGCCGCTTTCCATCGTCATGTCCGGCACCTGGATGTAACCGGTGATTTCATATTTCTTGGGGTTGATGATGAAGATGCGGTTGTCCCACAATTGGGTGACATAGGCTTTCTCGTCGCTGAGGAAATGGATATAGCGCGGCGAAGTCAGGTTCGTGATACGGCCCACCTCTTTGAACGTATTGAGGTCGATGGCGAAAATCACGTGGGAATTGTTCACCACGACCCAGCCCTTATTGTCGTGGATGCACATCGATTGCGCCACGTCGCCCAGCTTCATGCCGTTGGCACGGAAGAACACTTCATTCTGCACCTGTTGGGTTTCGGGGTCGTAGTACGACAACGTGGCATTGCCGTACTGGAAGTTGCCCTCGTTGGTGATGAACAACCCGGCTCCGGTAGCGTTGAAATCTTCCACCGCATCTCCGTAGTCCCACTCCATGCAGCCCGCCAGCAACAGCGGCAACCCGCATAGAAGAATGATATGTCGTATCAGATGTTTCATTGGCTTGTTATAAACGGGAAAGAGTACCGGTCTTTCGGCCAGTACCCTGTTCCCTTGTAAAATAATGGGTGTTACTGCTGGGTATAGCGACCGGCTTGCATATCCTCGTAGGTGGGGTTATAACCGCAATTGGTTACAAGCCAGTCTTCTTTCTTGATTTGCTCTTCTTCTACAAAAGATTTGAAGAACGTATAATCAACAAACCGTGTCAACCGGATAAATCGAACTCCTGAGAGTTTTGTTAAAGTTGGCATATTGAAAGTCGTAAGCGATGCTGCATTTGCAGCACAAAGTGTTCCATCAATGGCCTGCAATTTGGGGCATGAAATAGTTTTTACGGCACGAACAGTCATACCAACACCCCCGACATGTTCCAATGACGGAAATGTAAAATCTTTATTTGATGCCATAAAATCTAAAGAACCATATAAAATATTATTAATCACCCCTTCTTTGATATATTGAGGATTGCTTGAACAACCGACTGACTTTAAATTCGTAAAATCATAATCATAGTTAGAAACAGCGTTCAGATTACCGATAATACATAACTGACCTCCGACAATTTCCAATTTCGGGAACGAGATATTGTTTGCCATTGTAGTTTCGATGCTTAAATATCCATCTACACTTACCAAGTTAGGGGCTGAAACGCCTTTTTTTGAACCTCTTATAATTTCCATATTCCCGTAAACTCGTTCAAATTGGAATACAGGATCTGTTGTCATATTGCTAGAATACTTAAAATTCTTAATACTCTTAAAATTCAATTCTGGATCTATTCCAACACTTGAACCGGTAATACCGCTCGGAGCTAGAAACATGCTAACTTGCGACATATCCTCTTTTGTGATAATTTTTGAGAATATAGTCCCGTCTGTAATAGAAATTAAAGGTTCGTTATCCTCAAAAGGTACAAAATTTACTTTGCTCAAATCTAAAATTCGATCAGAACACTCCAATAAACGCAGCAAGGTCAGTCCTCCGAGTTGTTCTAATTTACTCCAATCCGGCAATTTTTTCAAGACTTGGAATTTAGATATTGTCAATGTGCCTTTAACAATCGACAAGTTAGACAGTCCATCTATTTCTTGTAATTTATTATTTCCCGTAGATGTAAAAGCATCGGACGCAATATAACTGGAAACGAGATTAAGGTCGCCGTTTACTACCGATAATTCCGGCAATGAAAGGGTCTCTAACGGAATCGGTATAGAAGCAAAATCCACACTTCCAACTTCTTGTAATTTCGGAAATTCCAAAGAAATCATTTTGCCTAAATTATTAACCCCTAAGCGACCGTTTACTTTTGTCAATTCAGGAATTCTCAAAGATGTGATTTCTCCTCCTGGTTCTCCGTCACTTGTCAGACACTGGAGATCAAAATCCTTTACGACAGTGGTTAATTTAGGGAATTCAAAACTTTGTAGAGATGAAGTCCTGAATATTATATTTCCATCAATCGTTTCAAGGTTGTCGAATTGCACATATGCTACTTGATTGTTGCAGACAACGATGTCGCCAGTAATATGCTGCAAAGATCTCATACTGACCATCTGCAATTTACTGTTGGTCGCAAAGGCAGTTTCAGTTCCTATTTGCAAACCTCCAATTGAAGTGATATTATCAAGTCCCGTAAGATCTTGTCCAACATAACTTTTCCGAATGATGATGTTTCCTTCGACTTCCTTCAATATTTTTAATGCGGCGATATCCGACAATTCTTCTGCATCCTCAGCATCCGACCCGATAATCAAATCACCTTTGATAACCGTTACGTCCGTATCAATGAAAGCCGTAACATCCGCTGTTGTCTTCAATTCCACATCCCCTTCATAGCGAATCTCGTCTTTAATGACTTTATATGTATAATCATTCGCTTCTCCATTGTAAGAGGTT
Encoded proteins:
- a CDS encoding glutaminyl-peptide cyclotransferase; protein product: MKHLIRHIILLCGLPLLLAGCMEWDYGDAVEDFNATGAGLFITNEGNFQYGNATLSYYDPETQQVQNEVFFRANGMKLGDVAQSMCIHDNKGWVVVNNSHVIFAIDLNTFKEVGRITNLTSPRYIHFLSDEKAYVTQLWDNRIFIINPKKYEITGYIQVPDMTMESGSTEQMVQYGKYVYCNCWSYQNRIIKIDTETDQVVEELKVGIQPTSLVMDKNHKMWTITDGGYEGSPYGYEAPSLYRIDAETFTVEKQFKFKMGDWPSEVQLNGTGDKLYWINKDIWSMDVDAERVPVRPFLEYSGTIYYGLTVDPVRGDVYVADAIDYQQQGIVYRYSSEGELIDEFYVGIIPGAFCWK
- a CDS encoding receptor L domain-containing protein, yielding MRQFWLLLFIAPFLFLSCSEDNQTPESPADADDNFITSVVMTVASQSYTAEIIDNIITITVPYTVSLNNAQVEFKYTSSATIIPDPASITDWDTERTFRVTSYNGEANDYTYKVIKDEIRYEGDVELKTTADVTAFIDTDVTVIKGDLIIGSDAEDAEELSDIAALKILKEVEGNIIIRKSYVGQDLTGLDNITSIGGLQIGTETAFATNSKLQMVSMRSLQHITGDIVVCNNQVAYVQFDNLETIDGNIIFRTSSLQSFEFPKLTTVVKDFDLQCLTSDGEPGGEITSLRIPELTKVNGRLGVNNLGKMISLEFPKLQEVGSVDFASIPIPLETLSLPELSVVNGDLNLVSSYIASDAFTSTGNNKLQEIDGLSNLSIVKGTLTISKFQVLKKLPDWSKLEQLGGLTLLRLLECSDRILDLSKVNFVPFEDNEPLISITDGTIFSKIITKEDMSQVSMFLAPSGITGSSVGIDPELNFKSIKNFKYSSNMTTDPVFQFERVYGNMEIIRGSKKGVSAPNLVSVDGYLSIETTMANNISFPKLEIVGGQLCIIGNLNAVSNYDYDFTNLKSVGCSSNPQYIKEGVINNILYGSLDFMASNKDFTFPSLEHVGGVGMTVRAVKTISCPKLQAIDGTLCAANAASLTTFNMPTLTKLSGVRFIRLTRFVDYTFFKSFVEEEQIKKEDWLVTNCGYNPTYEDMQAGRYTQQ